CAGTCCCAGGACTCAGATCCCCGCTCTCCTACCCTTGGCATTGCACGGACACCTATGAAGACCAGCGGAGGTAAGTGTTGGGCCCAGGGAATTCTGGTAACGCTGTCACCTGGCATCCTTGGGTGACAGCATTATCAGAAGGGGCCTCCATCCTCCTGCTTTGAACCcatgtcactcttttttttttttttttttttttttggcggtatgcgggcctctcactgtcgtggcctctcccgttgtggagcacaggctccggacgcgcaggcccagcggccatggctcacgggcccagccgctctgcggcatgtgggatcttcccggaccggggcacgaacccgcgtcccctgcattggcaggcggactctcaaccactgcgccaccacggaagcccccatGTCACTCTTTTCTCAACACTTTGCTCCCTCTCACCAACTTCTCTCTTCCCAGTCCCTCAGCCACCAGGGCGTGACTCCTGAGGCTCACGTATCTTGTCCTCCTTGCTGAATGCTTTGTAACAGAGGGTCACTATCTCACCTCACTTCTCCCCCCCATAGAGCCCCCAAGCCCACTGGTGAAACAGCTGAGTGACGTATTTGAGACCGAAGACCCCACATTAAATCTTCCCCCAGAGCCTGTTCTGCCCCTAGAGACACCTTCATCTTCTCCACTGGACTTGCCTCTGGGCACCCGATTTTCCCTTGAGGATCAGATGTCACCTTGGAGCCAGACTGAGCTCCCCTCCAGGCAGGTGTTTTCCAAGGAGGAAATAGGACATGCCTCAGAAACCGCTGTGGCCAGCCAGGACTCAGACAAGCCCTTGAGAGACCCCGAGACTCCTTGGTCTTCAGGTACAGAGTCTAAGGGCAAGGTATGGGGTAGAGAAATTGGGAGAACACTCTGGGATAATGTCCATGAATGGATGGAGGAGAAATAAACTGTAAAGCCCTAATCTTGGCTCCTTGTTTTAACTCCTTACCGACTCTAGGTTCTAAGTGCAGCAGATGGAAAGCAAATAGCAAGGTGCTAGGGAGATCTCCTCTCACTATCCTGCAGGATGACAACTCCCCTGGGACTCTGACACCACGACAGGTAAAGGGAGAGAGGGTGAAAGCTATTACTAGGAAATCCAACGTGAAGATGGGAGCCCTTTTCCCCGATCTTCTCTCCCCTGAACAACCTCCcgccctccctcaccttgcccaCTGCCTTTTGCAGGGAAAGCGGCCTTCTCCCCTGAGTGAAAATGGTAGGGAACTAAAGGAAGGGGCCGTTCTGGGAACTGGACGACTTCTGAAAACTGGAGGACGAGCATGGGAGCAAGGCCAGGGCCACGACAAGGAAAATCAGCACTTTCCTTTGGTAGAGAACTAGGGCATGCACGGCCCCAGCACTGGGACTCGCCAGGGGCCTAGTGATATTCTGTGTCCTCTCACCCCTTCTTTCCCTGGGAGACTGGAAAGGCTCGTTTTCTTCAACTGCCCCTACACTACCAACTCTGGGACTGAGAGCTTCCTTGGCTTTCTTTGTGTCTTATGTGTTTCTGTATATTAAAGCAagtgattttaaatgatttttttaaatcggagtatagttgctttacaatgttgttagtttctactgtacagcaaagtgaatcagctgtacgtatacatatatcccctcttttttggatttccttcccatttaagtcaccacagagcactgagtagggttccctgtgctctacaggaggttctcagttgtctattttatgcatagtagtatatatatgtcaatcacaatctcccaattcatcccagcccCCGtctgtgtccatacatttgttctctatgtctgcgtctctgtttctgctttgcaaataggttcatctgtaccatttttctagattccacatatatgcgttaatatacgatttttgtttttctctttctgactgacttcactctgtatgacagtctctaggtccatccacgtctctacaaatgacccagtttcgttcctttttatgtctgagtaatattccactgtgtatatgtgccacatcttctttgtccattcctctgtcagtgggcatttatgttgcttccaagtcctggctattgtaaatagagctgcactgaacattggggtgcatgtgtcttttggaattatggttttctccaggtatatgcccaggagtgggattgctgggtcatatggtagttgtatttgtagttttttaaggaacctccatactgttctccatagtggctgtatcaatttacattcccacttaAATGATGTTTTTAAGTGTTATACCTAAACCTTGCACTGGGTCTTCTGTATGCagcctggggcggggtggggggtgggggggcttgtGTTCCACGGCCTGAGTGTCCCGCGCTGACACCTCCAAGCCTCATTTACGCACCTCCCTTAAATCCTGGTGTTCCCCAGGGCACTGTCCTTGGCCCTTTCCTCTTGCTGTCCCTGGGTGTTCACTTCTAGGGCTTCATCTGTTACTCATCTGTATTCTGGTGACATCCAGGTCTCCCTACCTAAGCCTGATCTTCATCCAGCTGCCCCAGAGGAACTTCAGAGCTTGTCTAAAGTTGAATTTGTGATCTTCCCCCCAAAGTTATTCGTCCTCCCCTATCCTCTCTCCGAGTGAATGGCAGCACCATCCACCCAGTTGCCAAACCCTAACGCTGGCCATTACCTTGAATCCTTCCCTTTGAATTGCCCATAGCCTAGGCGCTGGTCACTTCCTCCTGGAGAGTCTGCATCTTtaatcccttccccaccccttcccatccCCCTCTGTCCTGTCGCTCTTGCATTTCTTGCCACCTACCTCCTACCTTGTTTCCCTCCATTTCCTCCAGGCTCCCCTTCCTCCATTTCCTCAACCGACATTGCCGCCAGGGCCATCTTCCCGAAGAGCATCGCTGATCACGTTACTACTCCACTCAAAACTCTTCAATCGTCCCGCGTTGCCTGTAGGGTAAAGTCTAGACTTTTTAGCTTTTTTAGGCCTCTTACAATCTGATTCCTTCTCAACACAGCCCTCCTGtacaaacacacatatgcacCAAAGCAGGCGGTGGGGAACCGTTGTGCACAacccccctcccagcctcctcctcctgccccagctcaGGCCTTGCCAATGAGGCTTGGGCTCCTGCCTCAACCTTCCTTTCTGCCCACAGCTCTCTGGTACCCAGCCTTTATCATGGCACATGTAATACGTTATTACTTAAGTGGGACCTGCATCTGTTTGGAACAGAAGTGGGGTGGGAGGCAAACATCACAGACATACCAGGGCACTACTTTATTGCCAGTGCTTTAGGAGAGGCAAGAAGGTAGACAAAGGAGGAAGTACGAAGGAGAAGGGGGCCAGGACCCTAGTGGTGCCAGAGCTGAGGGCCCTGCGCCACTCGGGTCTAGACAAAGGTGGTGGCTCTGGGAGCGGGGGAATCCTAGGGCCTGTGGCCTCAGATGGGAAGCCTGCTAGGCCTGCCAAGGGTGGAGAAGCTGTCAGGACCATGGAGAAGGCGAGGCCGTGGGAGGAGATGGGGCAGTTCCCCACCCATGTCCCTGGTGTTGCCTCCCAAAGGCACTCTCCCCGTACTCCCCACACCCTCAAAGGGGAAAGCTGGGCGGGAAGGGTGGCTGCAGGGtagaagagaaaatcttaaagaaatcgggcaggggagagggcagcCGAGTGTCTTCGTGGCCTTTtacctcccctcctccagcctcctcaGTTCCAGATTTTGAGGAAGCTGTCCCAGGAACCAGTGGCCACAGCCATCCCATCAGCTGTGACCCCCAGGCAGCTGACCCTGTTGTCGTGGCCAGAGAGGATGcctgaagaaaagggagaggagttAGCCTGGCAGGGAGTGTGTGCACACAGGGCCCCTAGGTTAGCCAGGCGACACGGCTGactagaagaagaaagaggattaGCCCTAAGGGGCGGGCCTTCTATTGAGGCCAATCTCTCTGTGCAGAAcctggggtgggtgaggggaggggagggacctgGGAGGGCTGGACATGTCAACGTGCAAGGTGCCGGGAGAAAAGCAAGGGCACTAGAAAATGGGGAGGGCTTCCAAATGGAGATTTAGGCCCCgagagaagtgacttgcccaaggccactcaGAAAGTAAGCAGTGGAATTAAGATTTGGATCCTGACTCTCTGGCCCAGTGTTATCTTCACTGGGCACCTGGCCTCTCCCAAGAGAAGAAGCCACACTATCTGATTCGGCTTCAGACCAGGCCAGTCCTAGAGAAGCACCCAGCACTGACTGGACATTCAAGGCCCACAGGTCTGGGGGTGGCCAGGAGGAGCTCTTccggtgggaagcagccgtgGCAGGCGCAGTGGAGAAGGGCCCGTTAGAGCAACTTCGCTTTGAGAGAAGGTGGTCCTAGACTGGGAAGCAAGGGGGGCTGGCTTCTAGGGGTAGAGCTCAGTTACCGAATAATTAGGGAGCAGTGGTAAGAGGGTCCCTACAAGGGGAGCGAGGTGGCCGTGGTGGGCAGGCTCTTACCCACTCGCTCGCACTTCATGGAGTCCCAGACATTGCAGTTGAAGTCGTCGTAGCCCGCAAAGAGCAGGCGGCCGCTGAGGGAGAAGGCCACGGACGTGATGCCGCAGACGATGCTCTCGTGGGAGTAGGTGGTCAGCTCCTGGTCTGCCCGCAGGTCAAACAGGCGGCAGGAGGCGTCGTCCGAGCCCGTGCAGATGGCCTCTCCGTTGGGGAAGAACTGCAGGTACAGGTGACCAGGGGTCAGGACTCAGACCTGGGTAGCCCGCTGCCTTTcctgccctctccctgctcctgccctggTGACTCCAGGCCCAGCTGTTTCCCTCAGCCTCTCTGGCCCCCGCCCCCGTCCCTTCCACCGCCAGCACGGTCGCTCTTCACCGCTGACGTTTGTCACATGCCAGCTGCAGCCGGGCTCCCTACCCCCTTCCCTGCTCCACAGTATTTCCACGTTGCAGGGGAGAGCACGGGGCTGAGGGAGGATGGGCAGcgtgcccagggtcacatggtCAGAAGGGCGGAGGCTGTCCCAGACGCCAACGACTACAGTCGGCTGGATCAGTGTGTCAGCACAGGGCCAAGTACAAACGCATATCCTGAATCTCATCATGAGGAAATATCACAACCCGATGGAGGGAAAGTCTACAGAAAACTGGcttgtactcttcaaaaatgtcaatgtcacaaaagacagagaaagggcgCAAACGGTTCCAGTTTAaaagaaacatatgtatatgtataactgattcgctttgttataaagcagaaactaacacaccattgtaaagcaattataccccaataaagatggtaaaaaaaaaaaaagaaagaaactgaaaagacaagGCCAGGAAACGCGATACATGTTCCTGGACAGAAAAAAACATGGCTATTTTTCAGATAATTGGTGAGATTTGAATATAGACTATAGTACTGCGTCAatttaaatttcctgattttaagaATTAGACTGTGACTACAATAGAGAACGGCCTTGATTTTAGGAagtacacactgaagtatttaatgggtacagaggcATGCggtctgcaacttactttcaaagAACCCAGAGAAAAAGCTAATGACAAAGCGTGTCTATACCTACatctaggtgtgtgtgtgtctgtgtccgtCTGTCCATCTATCCCTCCCTCACTGTACAGAGAGGGAGTGATGAAGCAAATGTGGCAGAAAGGTAACAGTGAATATGGGTGAAGGGCAGATGGGAGCTCTTCTTGTtactcttgcaacttttctgtgggggaaaattatttcaaagtggaAAGTTGAaaggggcaggggcttccctggtggcgcagtagatcagaatccgcctgccaatgggggggacacgggtttgagccctggtccgggaggatcccacacgccgcggagcaactaagcccgtgcaccacagctactgcgcctgcgctctacagcccgcgagccacaactagaggaaagcctgcacgcagcaacgaagacccaacgcagccaaaaattaataaattaaaaaaaaaagaaagggtcaggGGGCTGCAGGAGGGGATGAAGGCTGTGTGTGTTGGAGGTGGAGAGGTGTTCCCGGGAGTCAAAGAACAGCGCGGGTGAGGGGGCTGCTCACGCAGATAGCATTGATGTCCGACTCGTGGCCCGTGAACGTCTGCCGGCAGGTCCCCTCCCGCACGTCCCAGAGCTTGGCGCTGGCATCACAGGCCCCCGAAATGAAGAGTTTGAAGTCAGGGGACACGGCCAGGCTCATGCAGTCCCCCGTGTGTCCCACAAACACAGTCTTCTGCTGCCCGGTCTCGATGTCCCACAGAGCactgcggggtggggggaggggaggggagggggtcacAGAGAAAGGCCAGCACAGAGGTGCCTCCCAAGCCCCAGCACCCACAGCGCTCTGTCCTCACCACGTGGTGTCCCCGGAGCTGGTCACAATGTTGTTGTCGTCCAGGAAGCGGCAGCAGGAGAGATAACCTGGGGGTAGTTAGGACAGTGCCCTGGCTGCCGGCCGCCCCCCGCAGGGCCGGGGCTTCCTGGGACCCTCAGTCTCTCACTCACTCACCTGTGTGAGCAGAGAGCTCCCGGCTGACCTTGACATTGCCCTCCCGGGATTTGAGGCTGTAGATGGAGCACATGTTGTCCAGCCCCCCACATGCCACGAAGTTCCCCGACGGGGCGTAGGCACAGGTCATGACCCAGGAGGAGCGCAGTGGGATGGCGTGCACCTGCGGGGGGCGGGACAGCGGGGGCCTGCGCTGAGCTcccaggtggagagcagagaAGGGGAGCAGGAGGCCCCCAGGAAGGAGGGCGGCAGAGGGGCCGGGAGACAGGGCTGATACCTTGTTGGTGGTGTAGGTGTCCCACACAATCAGCTTCCCGTCTTGTGAGGCACTTACCAGCAGCCTGGGGAGAGAACACTCGTGCCACCCAACTCTCCTTCCTGTGTCCCCCTAACACCCACCCCCGGCCACCCACGCCTCTTAAGCCTCACTTGGAGTCGGTGGCCCAGTGCATGGCGTAGATCTTGGCCAGGTGTCCCCTTAGCGTCCGCCGCGTCCGCATCTGCACTCGTCCCACGACCTCTAGGCCAGACACCAGCTGCAGGGAAGGGAGCATCAAAAATCAGGGTgaggacctccctggcagtccagtggttaagactccatgctcccaatacagggggtacgggttcgatccgtggtggccgggggaactgagatcccacaaaaaaaaaaaaacagggaatcAGGGGGTGAGCAGGGCGCGTGCCCACATGTCAGCGTCACAGCCACTGATCTGTACAAGTTTCTGTTACGTGCCAGGCTCAGGGTCAGggccccagcctcagccctgcCCGGCAGTGGCTTAGACTGATGCGGGAGACAGACACAGGCATGTTGCTAAGGGTTTAACCACCACCTCTCCTgcgtgggctgggggagggggggaagggggagggggatttCCATCGTATAAATAATACCACCTTGACCAATTCAAGCTCCCAATGTGAGACCACCACACACAGACTTGGGAAGAGATGCACACATCTGGCTGAACCCAGCTGCTAGGAGCCTGCCCTCGCCCACCACTGCTGCACGGCCAGCTCTCACTGGGTACCCAGAGCAGCTGCATGGCCCTGAAACTCCTTTGACCTTCTAGACTTAGGCTGGGGCTCCAGGGTCAAAAGACTTGACTTGCCATTTACTTGCTTTGTTATCTCaggccagttacttaacctctctgagcctgttttcctcTGAGCCTGTAAAATGAGGTTTATAGCACCTACCTTATGGGGTTGTCATGAAAATGCAATGAAATTATGTATTTAAGCaacttagcccagtgcctggctcatgttcagtaaatgtttactcttattattaacatttaatcCAATCTAAGACGCCACCGACTCTGAGAAGCACGATTCTCCCATGGATCACTACGAAGGAAAAACTCTGCGAATTACAATTGTAAGGCATCAATTGTTGGATGCACCTCAATTTCCGAGACGTCAAAATGTGAAAACATGCATCTTAGAACTGACGACTTCAGTATTAGACAGCTAGTACCTAGAGTCGCGAAGGACTTCTGATTGACAAAGCCCTAGCCCTCTTCATCCTTGCCACCCCGCGAGGCGGGGTAATCACTCTCGTTTTATGGGCGAGGACAGGACAGAGTCTGCCTCCTTGGTCTCCGACTcggtgcctggcccagagcagacCGACCTCgccaaatgtttgttgaatgaatgaattcgtGTGATTCCTCACTCCAAGGGCACGCCGTACTAGAGCTTGGGCACCAGGCTGTGGCTGGTCAGggggctcccctccccactcctcccctccGGCCCTGTCAGGCGGACAAGAGCTCTCACCTCTGCCAGAGTAATGTCAGCACAGGCCTTCCTGGCATCCTGGCGGGGAAGCAGACATCAGGGGATGGTAAGGGCAGggtgtcggggtggggggggtgcgtGGGCGTCTGATGCGGGTGGGTTTGGGGCTCTAGGGTTTGGGGGCGCCTCTCAAATATGAGATCCAAATTCAGGAGGTCTCTCGGGCGTCACTCAAGGGGGAACCCAGCCCTCTTCCCCCGCAGGCCCCACTCCCGCACGGCCCGGTTCCTTGTTTGCTGGGGTTCCCTGGTGGGAGGGTTCTGGGGTTACTGCAATCTGCTTCTTGAGCTGCTCTGCTTCCTGCCGCAGCTGCTCCATCTCCCCCATGGCGGGCAGCGGGAGGGGTGGCTCGGGCTCCTGCCAGGAACACAGGGTGGGTGTAGGTGGATCCCCATGTCTCTGTCCCTCACACCTCACACCGGACCCCTCATGAAGGCTGGAGCCCACTCCCCAGACAGGGAACTGACTGGGTGGTCTGCACCACTTTCCCCGCCCGCCCCTCCCAGGGTGGAGTCCTGTGCAGCCGGCCTGGGCgctggcccagccctgcctgcagcccccagccccagagggCACAGCCAGCCCAGCTCCCTCTTACTTGGGCTCTGACTGGACCTCTTTAGGCTTCCAGCTCCGGTTCCCAGGCGTCTCCTCGCTCCCTCAGCTGCGACGCCCGCCCGTCACCTGCCCCGGCTCTGCTGCCAGGGGAGCTGGCCTGGGCTGGCCCcgactgggggcggggggcgggggggcactGACAGGGAAGGGTAGGGCCAACGACGTCAGGCAAATGAAGTCAgctggccggggtggggggagaggacagGGTGGGAGGCGTGTGGCTTCCGAGAGGCTTGGGCCCAGCCcaggttggggggtgggtgggtggcagcAGGAACGCGGGACTCCACGGAGAAGCAGCCCCCGTGACGAGCCCCGGAGGGAAGAAGGGGTGCGGGTGCTTCCCCGGCCAGTCTCCAGGCAGAGAGCAGAGCATCAGGCCCCATGGGATTAGAGCAAAGCTGTGAGGATTAAGGGCTGGGTTTGGGAGGGGTGCAAAGGAGCAGCACGACCACAGCTCCGGGGgggcccccaggccctggcccccACCAGTGGCGATGATCTTGGCAGTCAGGGCCTGGCTAGGAGCCAGTCCAGGAGCCAGAGAATGAGGGTGAGAGACGGCCCACTGTCAATACCCAAAACTGTGCGCCTTAGCTCCGGTGGGGCGCGGAGAGGGCACCGGTGAGCACGGGGAGGGTGCGGGCCAGGGCTGAGATTACAAGGGACTGATCTGGATAATCCTTCTTCTGGACAAGCCCCAGCCAGCTGCCCCCAGGGTCTGATCCCGGGGTAGAGGGGGAAGGTCCGGGGGCTCCAGAGCGGAGGATGGACAGGCCTGGCCCAGCTCTGGGTGGAGAAAAGAATGGCAAGTGGAGGGCAGCCCCGTCCCCTGCCCCCATCCGGGGCTGGGCCCACTGCTGGCCCCCAGGActcacagggtcctgctgggGCTAAGAAGGCAAGAACCAGAGGGATGAGGCAGCCCGGAGTCGCAGGCAAAATGCTCAGAGAGGGAAGACAGGGCTTAGAGTAGGAGGCCCAAGGAGCAGCTGTCAGGGTTAGGGTTCATCTGCACGAGGGGAGCAGGTGGCCGAGATTTCCGACAAATCACAGGCTGGAGAGGCCCTGCCTCTGGAAGGCCCACGATACCTGTCCTCCCTGGCTGGTCACAGCCTCTCCACCCTCCAGCCGCCAGGGAAACTGCCGCGACACACTTGACTGGGCCCCGGCTGAGGGATCTTCAGGCTCTTTATTGACGGGCGGGGAGCGGGCAGTGGGGTGgccctccctctcatcctcctcATTTAAAGCAGTCGGGCCCTACCCCCTGCCGTTTCCCTCCAAGGCGGCAGCATCATCGCGTCTTCTGTCTGTCCTAGGGCTGCAGGTCCGTCAGCTGGGCCCAGGCCTGGCTCCCCAGGCTAGTCTGTGCGGTGTCCTCTGAGTCCAGGGCTGCACGGCCCTTGTGATCCCCAGGCTGGTGGGCGTGCAGGGATGGAGAGCTCGCTGTTCTGCTCCTGTCACGTGGGGACTTCTCGGGGGTCTTGGCATCAAGGCAGACCCCCCCACAAGTCAAGAGGCCACATCCCCAAGGAGCTGGCTCAGCCCCTCACAGCTCCTCTCGGACCCGAGGCGGCTTCCCAGCCTTGTCCTGGACCCGCTGAAGCCTGTGGCTGGGGGGTTCTGGGGCGGGGTCTCTGCTGGGcattccttctccctcctccttctctggctCCTGCAGTAGCTCTTTGGCTTCTGTCCACTCCTGGGAGGCGTGGAGAGGAGGGTCTGGCCTGATCTCCTGCATC
This genomic stretch from Phocoena phocoena chromosome 11, mPhoPho1.1, whole genome shotgun sequence harbors:
- the CDCA3 gene encoding cell division cycle-associated protein 3 isoform X2; protein product: MGSAKSVPVTPARPPPHNKLLARVADPRSPSAGILRTPIQVESSPQPNLPAGEQLEGPKQSQDSDPRSPTLGIARTPMKTSGEPVLPLETPSSSPLDLPLGTRFSLEDQMSPWSQTELPSRQVFSKEEIGHASETAVASQDSDKPLRDPETPWSSGSKCSRWKANSKVLGRSPLTILQDDNSPGTLTPRQGKRPSPLSENGRELKEGAVLGTGRLLKTGGRAWEQGQGHDKENQHFPLVEN
- the CDCA3 gene encoding cell division cycle-associated protein 3 isoform X1, which encodes MGSAKSVPVTPARPPPHNKLLARVADPRSPSAGILRTPIQVESSPQPNLPAGEQLEGPKQSQDSDPRSPTLGIARTPMKTSGEPPSPLVKQLSDVFETEDPTLNLPPEPVLPLETPSSSPLDLPLGTRFSLEDQMSPWSQTELPSRQVFSKEEIGHASETAVASQDSDKPLRDPETPWSSGSKCSRWKANSKVLGRSPLTILQDDNSPGTLTPRQGKRPSPLSENGRELKEGAVLGTGRLLKTGGRAWEQGQGHDKENQHFPLVEN
- the GNB3 gene encoding guanine nucleotide-binding protein G(I)/G(S)/G(T) subunit beta-3 isoform X1, with amino-acid sequence MGEMEQLRQEAEQLKKQIADARKACADITLAELVSGLEVVGRVQMRTRRTLRGHLAKIYAMHWATDSKLLVSASQDGKLIVWDTYTTNKVHAIPLRSSWVMTCAYAPSGNFVACGGLDNMCSIYSLKSREGNVKVSRELSAHTGYLSCCRFLDDNNIVTSSGDTTCALWDIETGQQKTVFVGHTGDCMSLAVSPDFKLFISGACDASAKLWDVREGTCRQTFTGHESDINAICFFPNGEAICTGSDDASCRLFDLRADQELTTYSHESIVCGITSVAFSLSGRLLFAGYDDFNCNVWDSMKCERVGILSGHDNRVSCLGVTADGMAVATGSWDSFLKIWN
- the GNB3 gene encoding guanine nucleotide-binding protein G(I)/G(S)/G(T) subunit beta-3 isoform X2, which encodes MGEMEQLRQEAEQLKKQIADARKACADITLAELVSGLEVVGRVQMRTRRTLRGHLAKIYAMHWATDSKLLVSASQDGKLIVWDTYTTNKVHAIPLRSSWVMTCAYAPSGNFVACGGLDNMCSIYSLKSREGNVKVSRELSAHTGYLSCCRFLDDNNIVTSSGDTTALWDIETGQQKTVFVGHTGDCMSLAVSPDFKLFISGACDASAKLWDVREGTCRQTFTGHESDINAICFFPNGEAICTGSDDASCRLFDLRADQELTTYSHESIVCGITSVAFSLSGRLLFAGYDDFNCNVWDSMKCERVGILSGHDNRVSCLGVTADGMAVATGSWDSFLKIWN